A genomic stretch from Thermonema lapsum includes:
- a CDS encoding HAD family hydrolase has product MQLPPNLLFDLGGVIINIDFERTIRAFTPLLQPAYHDRLKDWNALAKLPFFHAYECGEINTSDFYAALKQYMRPEVTEAAIEKAWMALLLDIPAERIRLLQKLKAAGYRLMLLSNTNPAHIECIEQMLQQEHSTSFYELFHALFFSYEIGYTKPDARAFEYVLETSRTKANELLFIDDSAANIEAAAQLGMHTLHVPQNQLNTAKFSTYEIQKT; this is encoded by the coding sequence GTGCAGTTACCTCCAAATTTGCTTTTTGACTTGGGTGGCGTTATTATCAATATAGATTTTGAGCGCACCATACGAGCTTTTACTCCACTTTTGCAGCCAGCATATCACGACCGCTTGAAAGATTGGAATGCCCTTGCCAAGCTTCCATTTTTCCATGCATATGAATGCGGGGAAATAAACACCTCCGATTTTTACGCCGCCTTGAAACAGTACATGCGCCCCGAGGTTACAGAGGCAGCAATAGAAAAAGCATGGATGGCTCTTTTGCTCGATATCCCTGCCGAACGTATCCGCCTGTTGCAAAAACTCAAAGCTGCCGGCTATCGTCTCATGCTACTGAGTAATACCAACCCTGCCCATATAGAATGCATAGAACAGATGCTTCAACAAGAGCACAGCACCTCATTCTACGAATTATTTCACGCCTTGTTTTTCTCTTATGAAATAGGATACACCAAACCCGATGCCCGTGCTTTCGAATATGTGCTTGAAACGAGCCGCACAAAAGCCAACGAGCTTCTTTTTATTGACGACAGTGCTGCCAACATAGAAGCGGCGGCGCAGCTGGGCATGCATACCCTTCATGTACCACAAAATCAGCTCAACACAGCCAAGTTTTCAACCTATGAGATACAGAAAACATAA
- a CDS encoding site-2 protease family protein translates to MRYRKHKSKGGIHLLLFVITLVTTTFAGAEWIHGKPILDWSNGSISDWVNSRTLSDGFHYSIPLLLALSFHEFGHYFTARYYRIRVTLPYYLPFWFFDLSSSIGTMGAFIRIKERMRSRKQFFDVGIAGPLAGFIVGLGILYYGYTHLPPRSYVLDIHPEYKEMPGYQIYGDDYSKYAYEADSTGTPKLLVSLQKPLLFLLAERYWVKDSSRIPDTREMMHYPYLLAAYIVMLFTALNLIPIGQLDGGHILYGLLGPKLFNRTAVVLFYGFLYYAGLGLVSPYTPFPRLLIHLTLYVYFLYLCFYSTSPFPMHRLTLALSVVFLQFATLWLFPQAEGYSGWLVFIFILGRFLGIYHPTAYMEAPIGRGRQLLGWLSLLILLLCFLPAPFNIEVIGE, encoded by the coding sequence ATGAGATACAGAAAACATAAATCCAAAGGAGGCATACACTTGCTTTTGTTTGTCATCACTTTGGTAACCACCACCTTTGCTGGTGCCGAATGGATACATGGCAAGCCTATTCTCGACTGGAGCAATGGTAGCATTTCGGACTGGGTCAACAGCCGTACTCTGAGCGACGGTTTTCACTACTCAATCCCCTTACTTTTGGCACTGAGTTTTCATGAGTTTGGGCACTACTTTACAGCACGCTATTACCGTATCCGGGTAACGTTGCCATACTATCTTCCCTTTTGGTTTTTTGACCTGAGCAGCAGCATCGGTACTATGGGTGCCTTCATTCGTATCAAAGAACGCATGCGCAGCCGCAAGCAATTTTTTGATGTAGGCATTGCAGGTCCATTGGCAGGCTTTATTGTGGGTTTGGGCATCCTGTATTACGGCTATACCCACCTGCCCCCCCGTTCTTATGTTCTGGACATACACCCTGAATACAAAGAGATGCCAGGATACCAAATCTATGGCGACGACTACAGCAAATATGCATACGAAGCAGACAGCACGGGCACACCCAAGCTGTTGGTGAGCCTGCAAAAACCCTTGCTTTTTTTACTTGCCGAGCGCTATTGGGTAAAAGACAGCAGCCGCATTCCTGACACGCGTGAGATGATGCATTATCCTTACCTTTTAGCCGCTTATATTGTCATGCTGTTTACCGCCCTGAATTTAATACCCATAGGGCAGTTAGACGGCGGGCATATCCTCTACGGCTTGTTGGGTCCCAAGTTATTCAACCGTACAGCTGTTGTTTTATTTTATGGTTTTTTATACTACGCAGGCTTGGGTTTGGTAAGTCCTTACACTCCATTTCCCCGCTTGTTGATACACCTGACACTTTATGTTTACTTTTTATATCTGTGCTTCTACTCTACCTCGCCTTTCCCCATGCATCGGCTTACGCTGGCACTATCGGTAGTGTTCTTGCAGTTTGCTACTCTTTGGCTTTTTCCTCAAGCCGAAGGATACAGTGGCTGGCTGGTGTTTATCTTTATCTTAGGGCGCTTTTTGGGGATTTATCATCCCACAGCGTACATGGAAGCCCCCATCGGCAGAGGGCGACAACTCTTGGGCTGGCTAAGCCTTCTGATTTTGTTGCTTTGCTTCTTGCCTGCACCTTTCAACATAGAAGTCATTGGAGAGTGA
- the lpxK gene encoding tetraacyldisaccharide 4'-kinase, translating into MKNLFIYCLRRSIGWLFVPFYALAVRVRHLLYDWGIFKSERADRPTLCIGNLTVGGTGKTPHTEFFIKSLSQWYRVGVVSRGYKRQSRGVVVADANTRAEDIGDEPYQIWMKYKEKISGLSVGSRRIEAIRALLVQHPDTEIVILDDAFQHRALEATAYVLLCDYYRPFYRDFMLPAGDLRDLRSRARQADIVIVSKCPADISEREQREIEKQIRRYTGDKPVFFSTYAYGSVKAVWQGSPPCKSEVVLLSGIATPSLFEKAAASCGFKIKEHLAFADHHNYNDHTLQSVLRSLQKHQGASLLTTEKDFAKIKNMPLWQKQLKDSGCYYLPLQVKWLGASPIQPVLQLLQPA; encoded by the coding sequence ATGAAAAATCTTTTCATATACTGCTTGCGCCGGAGCATAGGCTGGCTTTTCGTGCCATTTTATGCTTTGGCAGTGCGGGTACGGCACCTGCTGTATGATTGGGGCATATTCAAAAGCGAGCGGGCAGACCGTCCCACCCTCTGCATTGGCAACCTAACAGTGGGGGGTACAGGCAAAACACCTCATACCGAGTTCTTTATAAAAAGCCTAAGCCAATGGTACCGCGTGGGGGTAGTAAGCCGTGGCTATAAACGCCAAAGCCGTGGCGTGGTAGTAGCCGATGCAAACACGCGTGCAGAAGACATAGGCGATGAGCCTTATCAAATATGGATGAAATACAAAGAAAAAATAAGCGGTTTAAGCGTAGGCAGCCGACGCATAGAAGCCATCCGGGCGCTGCTTGTCCAACACCCAGATACGGAAATAGTCATCCTTGATGATGCCTTTCAACATCGTGCCTTAGAAGCCACTGCTTATGTACTTTTATGCGATTATTACCGCCCATTTTACAGGGATTTCATGCTTCCTGCCGGTGATTTGCGAGACCTGCGCAGCAGAGCCCGGCAAGCAGACATTGTCATAGTCAGCAAGTGCCCGGCAGACATTTCTGAAAGAGAGCAAAGAGAAATAGAAAAGCAAATAAGACGTTATACGGGGGACAAACCAGTATTTTTTTCTACTTATGCTTATGGCAGCGTCAAAGCTGTATGGCAGGGAAGCCCGCCCTGTAAAAGCGAGGTGGTGCTTCTATCGGGTATTGCCACCCCCTCGCTCTTTGAAAAGGCAGCAGCGTCATGCGGGTTTAAGATAAAAGAGCACCTTGCCTTTGCCGACCACCACAACTACAATGACCATACGCTGCAAAGTGTATTGCGCAGCTTACAGAAACACCAAGGCGCCTCTTTACTTACGACAGAAAAAGACTTTGCCAAAATTAAAAACATGCCCCTCTGGCAAAAGCAATTAAAAGACAGCGGCTGCTACTACCTGCCTCTACAAGTAAAATGGCTTGGTGCATCCCCCATTCAGCCGGTGCTGCAGCTACTCCAACCGGCGTAA
- a CDS encoding helix-turn-helix domain-containing protein, which produces MLYLGKNIRFLRKRKGWTQEDLANRIGKKKSIIGNYEKGVTEPNLAILMRLGELFGVYWAHLVDCDLSGEPHASFLSDEIQRQIGEYRRQIERLEQENRRLEEKLRRLE; this is translated from the coding sequence ATGCTTTATTTAGGTAAAAACATTCGATTTTTAAGAAAAAGAAAAGGTTGGACGCAAGAAGACCTTGCCAATAGAATTGGAAAGAAAAAAAGCATCATCGGCAACTACGAAAAAGGCGTTACCGAGCCTAATCTGGCAATCCTTATGCGCTTGGGTGAACTTTTTGGGGTGTATTGGGCACATTTGGTAGATTGTGACCTTAGTGGTGAGCCGCACGCTTCGTTTTTGTCTGATGAAATACAAAGACAGATAGGAGAGTATCGTCGGCAAATAGAGCGCTTGGAGCAAGAAAATCGCCGATTGGAAGAAAAATTACGCCGGTTGGAGTAG
- a CDS encoding sensor histidine kinase, which yields MQKQLKNSFSKRYEVSPLYALWIRELLESGDQKQIANTLSLQYVYVKQVLGGNRNKPIRSTNALRVIEEAENLILQRLNAIFEEKREIVERILTRRSIQLSYAMNGASKHPKTAKEKLDSIYTLLRAINHDMKSPLNSFAAFIQLVEHLDEIKALVPPTMLHEMQQNIQYLVELWNALNDWVVKVVKEESVEKSFYLNEVIVQSIELLSPMAEHKCIQLVYEPSGEDIELHSDIHIIKFVIRNLLHNAIKFTPENGKVYIGSGLAVPGKAAITMRDEGRGIPEEVLPTIFDLNTKKSTYGTKNEKGTGIGLALCKKMVNEIGGDIELIQTSQEGSTFRALFPLNHDINRA from the coding sequence ATGCAAAAGCAGCTTAAGAACTCATTCTCTAAACGGTATGAAGTATCCCCCCTCTATGCCTTATGGATACGAGAGCTATTGGAAAGTGGAGACCAAAAACAAATAGCTAATACCCTGAGTCTGCAATATGTGTATGTGAAGCAGGTACTTGGCGGCAACCGGAACAAGCCCATTCGTAGCACCAATGCCCTCCGTGTCATAGAAGAAGCCGAGAATTTGATTTTACAACGGTTAAACGCTATATTCGAGGAAAAGAGAGAAATTGTGGAGCGCATACTGACGCGCCGCTCTATACAGCTGAGTTATGCCATGAACGGAGCTTCGAAACACCCCAAAACTGCCAAAGAAAAACTCGACAGCATCTACACTCTATTGCGTGCTATCAACCACGACATGAAGTCGCCGCTCAATTCATTTGCTGCTTTCATTCAGCTGGTAGAGCACCTTGACGAAATCAAAGCTTTGGTACCTCCCACCATGTTGCATGAGATGCAGCAAAATATTCAATATTTGGTAGAGCTATGGAATGCACTCAACGACTGGGTCGTCAAGGTGGTCAAAGAGGAGAGTGTAGAAAAGAGCTTCTATTTAAACGAAGTCATCGTACAGAGTATAGAGCTACTCAGCCCTATGGCAGAGCATAAATGCATACAACTGGTGTATGAGCCAAGCGGGGAAGATATAGAATTACACTCCGATATACATATTATCAAATTTGTCATACGCAACTTGTTGCATAATGCCATCAAATTCACCCCCGAAAACGGTAAAGTGTACATAGGAAGCGGGTTAGCTGTACCGGGCAAAGCTGCCATAACAATGCGGGACGAAGGTAGAGGCATTCCAGAAGAAGTGTTGCCCACAATATTCGATTTAAATACAAAGAAAAGTACCTACGGTACCAAAAACGAAAAAGGAACAGGCATTGGCTTGGCACTTTGCAAAAAGATGGTCAATGAAATAGGAGGTGACATAGAGTTGATACAAACTTCACAAGAAGGCAGTACGTTTAGAGCTTTGTTTCCATTAAATCACGATATAAACAGAGCATAG
- a CDS encoding S8 family peptidase, which yields MNKRNLFTAAGLAAFFVASCLTGCKQQEETMTPAPTSDVQVVESSDAYEGRYIVVFKDEVAATFRSRIPAEPNRREGKLEYSRRVEELAREEVSRLLAEVGIQRDKSTLDNVYGNVFLGFADQLSAEELRILRQDSRVAIIEPDRPVFLEPVEVKEGTNAAQTTPWGITRVGGAVESTGLSRWAFVIDSGIDLTHPDLNVNTQYSRTFVGGTPTDQNGHGTHVAGTIAAKNNSYGVVGVAAGATVVSIRVFGASGQGSTSTIINGVDYTASVVVQGDVVNMSLGGGASTSLDNAVKNLASKGVYVAVAAGNSSANANNYSPARVNYYNSSNGGKVLTISAMDSQDRFASFSNYANPPIDFCAPGVSIYSTYKGGSYATLSGTSMATPHIAGIMLVNNGAVYTSGYVKNDPDGNPDPIGRR from the coding sequence ATGAACAAACGCAATCTCTTTACCGCAGCCGGCTTGGCTGCATTCTTTGTGGCTTCTTGCTTAACAGGCTGCAAACAGCAGGAAGAAACCATGACCCCTGCACCCACTTCCGATGTACAAGTGGTGGAAAGCAGCGATGCCTATGAAGGGCGTTACATCGTAGTGTTCAAAGACGAGGTAGCTGCCACCTTCCGCAGCCGTATTCCTGCTGAACCCAACCGCCGTGAAGGCAAACTGGAGTACTCCCGCCGTGTGGAAGAACTCGCACGCGAGGAAGTAAGCCGCCTGTTGGCAGAAGTGGGTATTCAACGCGACAAATCAACCCTCGACAATGTGTACGGCAATGTGTTTTTAGGTTTTGCTGACCAGCTCTCTGCTGAGGAACTGCGCATCTTACGTCAAGACAGTCGCGTGGCTATCATAGAGCCAGACCGTCCGGTTTTCTTGGAGCCGGTAGAAGTAAAAGAAGGTACCAATGCGGCACAAACCACCCCCTGGGGCATCACCCGTGTAGGCGGTGCGGTAGAATCTACCGGATTGTCTCGCTGGGCTTTCGTCATTGATTCTGGCATTGACCTCACGCATCCCGACTTGAACGTAAATACCCAGTATAGCCGTACGTTTGTAGGTGGAACCCCCACTGACCAAAACGGTCATGGCACCCACGTGGCAGGTACTATTGCCGCTAAAAACAACTCTTATGGCGTAGTAGGAGTAGCTGCCGGTGCTACTGTGGTGTCTATACGTGTGTTTGGTGCCAGTGGACAAGGCTCTACTTCAACCATCATCAATGGTGTGGACTATACTGCCAGCGTAGTAGTACAAGGTGATGTAGTAAACATGAGCTTGGGTGGTGGGGCTTCTACCTCCTTAGACAACGCAGTGAAAAATTTGGCTTCCAAAGGCGTATATGTTGCCGTGGCTGCCGGTAATAGTTCTGCCAATGCTAACAACTACTCACCTGCGCGTGTAAACTACTACAATTCTTCTAATGGCGGTAAGGTGCTGACCATATCTGCAATGGACAGCCAAGATCGTTTCGCCAGCTTCTCGAACTATGCTAACCCACCGATTGATTTTTGTGCACCGGGTGTGTCTATCTACTCAACCTACAAAGGCGGCAGCTATGCTACCCTTAGTGGTACTTCTATGGCTACTCCGCACATTGCAGGTATCATGCTGGTAAACAATGGTGCAGTATATACCAGTGGCTATGTCAAAAACGACCCCGACGGAAATCCCGATCCTATAGGGCGCCGTTAA
- a CDS encoding BaiN/RdsA family NAD(P)/FAD-dependent oxidoreductase — MNKEVIVVGGGAAGFFAAIHIARSGLPVTILEKTPNLLSKVRISGGGRCNVLPACYDVEQLYLHYPRGGRFLRKLFYEFGPREAYEWFSRQGVALKTEADGRVFPASDSSETIVQCLMRAAEEAGVKVCTRADVVELKPATEGQWSVVLASGKSLPAAAVVLTTGGGNKHKHYAWIESLGLSVVPPVPSLFTFNIEDAALRGLQGVSVPAARVTLPQWKMTEEGPLLVTHWGMSGPAVLRLSAWGARLLHEAAYQTQVRVNWIGVLPAVMEARLRETIKQNPDKKLKNTYVGLPKRLWVYLCQRAQLSEEITWKQLSNKQLQTLLCLLCADEYEISGKTTFKEEFVTCGGVDLREVSAKTMMSKKLPGLFFAGEILDIDGITGGFNFQAAWTTAYMAATGVRRFLFG, encoded by the coding sequence ATGAATAAAGAGGTTATAGTTGTTGGTGGTGGTGCTGCCGGCTTTTTTGCTGCTATCCACATTGCCCGCAGTGGCTTGCCGGTTACTATTCTCGAAAAAACACCCAACTTGCTCAGTAAGGTGCGTATTTCGGGCGGAGGGCGTTGCAATGTGTTGCCTGCCTGCTACGACGTAGAGCAATTGTACCTGCACTATCCCCGTGGGGGGCGCTTCCTGCGCAAATTATTTTATGAATTCGGACCACGTGAAGCATATGAATGGTTTAGCCGTCAAGGCGTAGCCCTTAAAACAGAAGCCGACGGACGAGTATTCCCGGCTTCTGACAGCTCGGAAACCATCGTGCAGTGCTTGATGCGGGCAGCAGAGGAGGCAGGAGTGAAGGTGTGTACACGTGCCGATGTGGTAGAACTGAAGCCAGCAACTGAGGGGCAATGGTCGGTTGTGCTTGCTTCCGGCAAAAGCCTACCGGCAGCAGCTGTGGTGCTTACCACAGGAGGCGGCAACAAACACAAACACTATGCATGGATAGAATCGCTTGGGTTGTCGGTAGTTCCGCCAGTGCCCTCCTTGTTTACTTTCAACATAGAAGATGCCGCTTTGCGGGGACTGCAGGGGGTGAGTGTGCCTGCTGCAAGGGTAACCCTGCCTCAATGGAAAATGACTGAAGAAGGACCTCTTTTAGTTACCCATTGGGGTATGAGTGGACCTGCCGTCTTGCGCCTGTCGGCATGGGGCGCGAGGCTTTTGCATGAAGCGGCTTATCAAACGCAGGTGCGAGTCAATTGGATAGGGGTGCTCCCTGCTGTCATGGAAGCCCGCCTGCGTGAAACCATAAAGCAAAATCCTGATAAAAAACTGAAAAATACCTATGTAGGCTTACCTAAGCGTTTGTGGGTATATCTTTGTCAGCGGGCTCAACTATCAGAAGAAATTACATGGAAACAACTCTCAAACAAGCAATTACAGACGCTTTTGTGTTTGCTGTGTGCCGATGAGTATGAAATTAGTGGAAAAACCACATTTAAAGAGGAGTTTGTAACCTGTGGAGGCGTGGATTTGCGGGAAGTGTCTGCCAAGACCATGATGAGTAAAAAGCTACCGGGGCTGTTTTTTGCCGGTGAAATCCTCGACATAGACGGCATAACAGGCGGTTTCAATTTTCAGGCTGCATGGACTACCGCTTACATGGCTGCCACGGGCGTTAGGCGCTTCTTGTTTGGATAA
- a CDS encoding lysylphosphatidylglycerol synthase transmembrane domain-containing protein has translation MKIQEQDILRKLSPKRTFIPLLIGLLSTVVIFYWTYEPSQWQYFWQASLPALLGAIAALLVRDGGYTARIRYLSQKELGWRGSLYSILLWEFASAVTPSVVGGTAVAIFILNREGIRFGKALAYVLLTAVLDNAFFIFAAPLAIWFSQGEVFVGSFNKTMQWTFWFSYLLIALYTFFMAFGLLARPRVVKWLLLKITAFRWLKRWRKAAYDTGNDLIIASREIKGKPVAYWLQAAGFTLFIWTARYVTLNFLMETFIDLSLQDHLLVFGRQIVLWISMLISPTPGSTGTAEYFFTELYSEFLGSFSGTVGVLWRLLTYYPYLLLGILILPVWLRRTQQKLKTVE, from the coding sequence ATGAAAATCCAAGAACAAGACATTTTACGCAAGCTAAGTCCTAAGCGTACCTTTATTCCGTTGCTTATTGGCTTACTTTCAACCGTGGTTATTTTCTACTGGACCTATGAGCCCTCGCAATGGCAATATTTCTGGCAAGCCTCGTTGCCGGCACTATTGGGAGCCATAGCTGCGCTCCTCGTACGTGATGGAGGATATACTGCGCGCATCCGTTATTTATCTCAAAAAGAACTCGGCTGGCGTGGCAGCCTATACAGTATTCTCTTGTGGGAGTTTGCCTCGGCTGTCACGCCCTCGGTAGTGGGCGGTACGGCTGTCGCTATTTTTATTCTCAACCGTGAGGGTATCCGGTTTGGTAAAGCACTGGCTTATGTGTTGCTCACGGCAGTGCTCGACAACGCCTTTTTTATTTTTGCTGCCCCACTTGCCATTTGGTTTTCACAAGGTGAGGTATTTGTAGGTAGTTTCAACAAAACCATGCAGTGGACTTTTTGGTTTAGCTACCTACTCATTGCTTTGTACACTTTTTTCATGGCATTCGGTCTTTTAGCTCGTCCCCGTGTGGTGAAGTGGCTGCTGCTAAAAATCACCGCCTTCCGTTGGCTCAAACGCTGGCGCAAAGCTGCCTATGACACAGGCAACGACCTTATCATAGCTTCAAGAGAAATCAAAGGCAAGCCCGTCGCTTACTGGCTGCAGGCGGCAGGATTCACCTTATTTATATGGACTGCCCGTTATGTCACTTTGAATTTTCTGATGGAAACATTTATTGACTTGTCGCTACAGGACCATTTGCTTGTGTTTGGCAGGCAGATAGTCTTATGGATAAGCATGCTCATATCACCTACGCCCGGCAGCACCGGTACTGCCGAGTACTTTTTCACAGAGCTGTATTCCGAGTTTTTAGGCAGCTTCAGCGGCACCGTGGGGGTGCTCTGGCGCTTGCTCACTTATTATCCCTATCTGCTGCTGGGAATATTGATACTACCTGTATGGTTGCGACGCACACAACAGAAACTGAAGACAGTAGAGTAG
- a CDS encoding O-acetyl-ADP-ribose deacetylase: MKLKDRIEVMQGDITRLKVDAIVNAANPSLMGGGGVDGAIHRAGGPQILEECKAIIAKIGQLDTGKAVITSGGNLPAAHVIHTVGPVWHGGGQQEAKLLAEAYTNSLALASEKGLRSIAFPNISTGVYGYPKREAAQVAFRAVTDYLKTHPLPERVIFCCFDDKNYQLYQELLQNIKD; this comes from the coding sequence ATGAAATTGAAAGACAGAATAGAAGTAATGCAAGGCGACATTACCCGTCTGAAGGTGGATGCCATAGTGAACGCAGCCAATCCTTCATTGATGGGTGGCGGAGGCGTGGATGGTGCCATTCACCGTGCCGGTGGCCCGCAGATATTGGAAGAGTGCAAGGCAATCATCGCAAAAATTGGGCAACTCGATACGGGCAAAGCCGTGATTACGAGCGGAGGCAACTTACCTGCTGCCCATGTCATTCACACCGTAGGACCAGTATGGCATGGTGGTGGGCAGCAAGAAGCCAAGCTATTGGCAGAAGCCTATACCAACAGCCTCGCTTTGGCAAGCGAAAAGGGCTTGCGAAGTATTGCCTTTCCCAACATAAGCACGGGGGTATATGGTTATCCCAAGCGCGAAGCAGCGCAAGTGGCGTTCCGTGCAGTTACGGATTATTTAAAGACCCACCCCTTGCCTGAGAGAGTGATTTTTTGCTGCTTTGACGACAAAAATTACCAACTTTATCAAGAGCTGCTACAAAACATAAAAGACTAA
- the ctlX gene encoding citrulline utilization hydrolase CtlX: MQATSYVMMIRPTRFGPNPQTIEQEALDVAALGLEEIHRQALKEFDGLLNLLRVHDVNVLVFEDVKEDPSPDALFPSDWVSFHSNGNAVLYPLEAPNRRKERRKDILEALKKQFVLRNIIDLTHHETKGRFLEGTGSMALDRTQKVAYACLSACTHPQVLNNFGSLLQYRTVTFQAVDAHKKPIRHTDSIMSIGTKYVIFCMDAITLDFDRDVLRQEFKKSKKDIIEVSHEQVDSYCCNVLEVVNNTGIHYLVMSSRAYQALSEDQKEHLERYAKILHTPLDTIEQYGKGSVRSMLTEIHLPTI; this comes from the coding sequence ATGCAAGCAACTTCTTACGTAATGATGATTCGCCCCACGCGCTTTGGTCCCAACCCACAGACCATTGAGCAGGAAGCTCTCGATGTGGCTGCTTTGGGCTTAGAGGAAATCCATCGCCAAGCTTTGAAGGAATTCGACGGGCTGCTAAACCTGTTGCGCGTGCACGACGTCAATGTGCTTGTGTTTGAAGACGTAAAAGAAGACCCTTCCCCCGACGCCCTGTTTCCAAGCGACTGGGTATCGTTCCACAGCAACGGCAATGCTGTGCTCTACCCTCTGGAAGCCCCCAACCGGCGCAAAGAGCGACGCAAAGACATCTTGGAAGCACTTAAAAAGCAGTTTGTTCTGCGCAACATCATAGACCTTACCCATCACGAAACTAAAGGGCGCTTTTTGGAAGGCACCGGAAGCATGGCGCTGGACCGCACGCAAAAAGTGGCTTATGCCTGCCTTTCTGCCTGTACCCACCCCCAAGTACTGAATAACTTTGGCAGCTTGCTCCAATATCGCACAGTTACTTTTCAGGCAGTAGATGCCCACAAAAAGCCGATACGTCATACTGACTCCATCATGAGCATTGGCACCAAATACGTTATCTTCTGCATGGATGCCATTACTTTGGACTTCGACCGCGATGTGCTGCGCCAAGAGTTCAAGAAATCGAAAAAAGATATCATCGAAGTCAGTCATGAACAAGTGGACAGCTACTGCTGCAATGTGCTGGAGGTGGTGAATAACACAGGCATTCACTACTTGGTCATGTCTTCACGGGCATATCAAGCCCTGAGCGAAGACCAAAAGGAGCACCTGGAGCGCTACGCCAAGATTTTACATACCCCCCTCGACACCATCGAACAATACGGCAAGGGAAGCGTGCGTTCCATGCTCACAGAAATACATCTGCCGACCATTTAA